In the Halorubrum ruber genome, GTGGTCCCGGATCTCGAAGTGATCGCGCATACCCCGACTGCGCGGACGCGAGCGGTAAGGGTTGCGTTCGCCGGCGAGCGCGTCGCCGACGCCCGGTCGCAACGATCGCCGACTACAGCCCGGTCGGGTGCGAGAGGTACGTCGTCTCGACGCCCCAGTCGTCCGTCAGCGACTGGAGCGCGCGGACGCCGAACGTCTCCGTGGCGTAGTGCCCGGCGAGGAACACGGTAATTCCGGCCTCCCGCGCGTCGTGGTAGACCTGCTGTTTCCCCTCGCCCGTGATCAGGGCGTCCGCGTCGGCCGCGACCGCCTCGTCGAGCCAGTCGACCCCGGAGCCGGTGACGACCGCGACCCGCTCGATCTCGTCGGGGCCGAAGTCGAGTACCCGCGTGGGCGACGCCTCGCCGTCGGGCTGGCCCTCGAAGTCGTCGAGCGTCTCGCGAATCGCGGCCGCCGACCGCGGCGACGCAGTCTCGCCGATCGTCCCGATCGTCACCGGCCCCATCTCGCCGAACGGGTCGCGGTCGGAGAGCCCCACCGCGTCCGCGACCCCCGCCGCGTTGCCCAGTTCCTGGTGCCCGTCGAGCGGGAGGTGGGAGACGTACAGCGCGAGGTCGTTTTCGACCAAGGCCGCGATCCGGTCGTGAACGCGGCCCGTGACGCGCTCGATGCCGCCCCACGAGAGCCCGTGGTGGACGACGAGGACGTCCGCCCCCGCGTCCGCGGCGGCCTCGATGGTCGCCGTCGCGGCGTCGACCGCGAAGGCGACGCGCTCGACCTCGCCCTCGTCCGGACCCACCTGTAACCCGTTCGCGCTCGCGTCGACGTCGGCATACGCGGCCGTGTCGAGTTCGTCGTCGAGTCGCTCGACGTACTCGGAGAGCTTCATACCGGTCCGTCGTGCGGGCGGGGAATAAAGCGCGGCGGTCCGGCGGGATCGGATCCGTTCGCAGGTGCGGTCGATTTTGAACTTCACGGACGGCCATTTATAAATGAATGCGCGGTGGCGCGTGCCGACGAGCGGCCGCAGGCCGCGAGTCGCACGCGCGAGGGAGTCGGTCGCCGAGCGAAGCGACGGCGACCGACGAGGCTGGGGAGGCGTGAGGCGCTGTGCGGTGCGGTCGGGTGGGACTCAAAGGGGCAGCCGCGAGGCGGGCGCAGGCGACGTAAGCACCGCAGGAACGAGCGAAGCGAGTGACGAGGAGCGCAACGAGCGTGCGTCCGCCTCGCGGCTGGGGCTTTGGAGGCATTCGCCCTCGATCTGCCAGCTGCCATTTATAAACGAGCGGCTGGGGCTTTGGAGGCATTCGCCCTCGATCTGCCAGCTGCCATTTATAAACGAGCGGCTGTGTCGTTGGGAGTGGTCGCGGTCGATCCGCCAGCAGTGATTTATAAATAAGCGGCTGTGTCGTTGGGAGTGGTCGCGGTCGATCCGCCAGCAGTGATTTATAAATAAGCGGCTGGGGCTGCTGAAGAGTTCAGCGCCGATCCGCAGACAACCGCTTATAAACAACAAACTTAGTCGTCCAGTTCCTCGGCGACGGAGTCGGGGACCGCGTCCGGGCCGCCGGCCGCGGCGTCGGCGATGTCCGCCTCCTCCGGCCCCTCGGCCCCCGACGTGAACTCGGGATCGAACAGCCGGAGCGCGGTCCGGATCGTCTCCCAGTCGTCCTCGCCGGCGGCGTCCCGGAGCGAGCGCGTCGGCGCCGCGAGCAGTTGGCCGACGAGCGCGTCCGCCAAGTCTTCGACCGTCTCGCGCTGCTCGTCGGTCAGCCCGCCCTGCGCCTCGAGCTTCGACATCGCGCGGTCGAGCTCGCGCGCCTTCACCTGGTCCGCGCCGGCGTACATTGCCGAGATGGCGTCGTCCGCGCGCTTGCGCTTGTACGCCTGAAGGATGCGGTCGAGCTCCTCGTCGATGATCGACTCGACCTTCCGGGCCTCCTCCGCGCGGCTCTCGCGGGTCCGCCGGGTGACGTCTTCGAGGTCGTCGATGTCGTAGACGGTGACGCCCTCGCGGGCGCCGGCCGCGGGGTCGACGTCGCGCGGCTGCGCGATGTCGATACAGACGACGCGACCGGCGCCGTCGACGTACGACGGGTGGACGACGAGGTCGGGGCTCCCGGTCGCGGTGACGACGAGGTCGGCGTCGGGGATGATCGCAGGGAGGTCCGCGAGCGACACCGCCTCGGCGGCGGTGTCGACCTCCTCGACGACGAACTCCGCGTGCGGCACGGTGCGGTTCGCGACGACGATCTCCGAGACTGCGGTGTCGTCGAGCGTGCGAGCCGCGAGCGTTCCCATCTCGCCGGCGCCGACGACGACAGCGGTTCCGTCCGTCAAATCGATCTCGCTGGCCGCCAGCCGGACGGCCGCGGAGCCGAGCGAGACGACGCCCTCGTTGATCTCCGTCTCCGTCCGCGCGCGCTCGCCGACGTGGAGCGCCTTCGTCACGGCGTCTTTGAGCACCGGGCCGATGCCACCGGCGGACTTCGACTCCTCGTAGGCCTCGCGCAGCTGGCCGATAATCTGGTCTTCGCCGAGTACGAGCGACTCCAGCCCGGAGGCGACTCTCATTAGGTGCTCTAAGCTCTCCTCGTGGTCGAGGCGGCGGACCGCGCCGCCGCGCACGTCCGGCGCGAACGTCGACAGCGCCGTCGTGCCGTCGACGGTCCGGTCGGTGACGACGTACGCCTCCGAGCGGTTACACGTCTGCACCGCGAACGCCTCCTCGACCCCTTCGCGCGCGAGCAGGTCGGAGACGGTCGCGCGGACGCCGTCGCCGCCGGCGGCCTCGATCTCGTCGACGGTCGCGTCGGCGTGGGCGACGCTCACGCCGGCGATCGCACCCGTCTCTCTCATCGGTCGAGTACCTCCTCAATCACGGTGTCAGCCTCTTGCCGTCCGTTGGATCTCCCCTTTTGTAAACCCTTCCAAACCCCCCGGGATCTGACAACGCGTCGGACCGCTTCCCGCCGCTTTTCGGGGGCGACACCCGCCGTTTTCAGCTCCTCGCGGATCTCCCCCGAGAGCGCCGCCATCTCGCCCGCACCCTCGATCTCGGCCTCGATCCGCTCTCGGAGCGCCTTCGCCAAGGCGGGACTCGTTCCCCCCGTCGAGAGGGCAACGGTCACCGGGTCGTCCTCGACCGTCGCGGGCACCACCACGCTCCCGGGGTCGCGACCGCCCGACACGTCCGTGCGGTTGACGAGGATTCCCCGGTCGAGCGCGGCCGACTCCACGGCCGCGTTGACCGCGGCGTCGTCCGTCGCCGCGACCGCGAGCGCGGGATCGAGGCGGTCGATCCACTCCGCGACGGCGTCGGCATCCGGCGCGGCGCGGACCAGTTCGACCGACGGCCCGTCCGGGCCCTCGTCCCCGTCTCGTTCGTCGGCCTCGCGCTGGTCCGCATCCCGCTCGTCCGCGAGCTCGCGCACCCGCTCGTCGAACTCTGGGCTGACGACGACGATCCGGCCCGCCTCGTCGAACCCGGCAGCCTTTCGCGAGCCGACGGCACCGCCGCCGAAGACGGCGACCGTCTCGCCCGCGAGGTCGTGGTAGAGCGGGGTCACGCTCGCCCTCTGAATCCCGCGATCCGGCGGATCACGCCGTGTTGCTGTCCGCCCGGTCCGCGATGCGGATGCCGGTCTTCTTCAGGATGCGCGTCGAGAACAGGGTGTCCCAGTCGTCGGCGCCGACATCCCAGTGCTCGTCCATCAGCTCCCGCACCTCCGCGATCCGGCGCTCGCTCTCCGCCTCCGTGCGCCCGTGCGTCATCGCGAAGAAATTGTACTCCCAGACGCCCGCGTGGCGCGGGCGCTCGTAGCAGTGCGTGACGAAGTCGAGTTCCGCCACCGCGGGGCCGACCTCGTCTAAGACGTCCTCGGGCACGTTCCAGACGGTCATCCCGTTCTCCGTGTAGCCGAGCGCGTAGTGGTTGGGGATGACGCCGACGCGGCGCACCTTCCCCTCCCGCTCGAACCGCTTGATCGTCTCGATCACCCACTCCACGTCGGCGTCGAGCGCGGCCGCGACGTCGGTGTAGGGGGTCTCCGTCACCGGGAGCCCGCCCTGGATCTCGACGACGAGGTCGCGCTCGTCGGGCGTGAGCGTCCCGCGGTCGCTGGGCTCCACGTCGGGCCCCAACTCCGACAGGTCCACGTCGCCCTCGGGAACCGGCCCGTCGACGAGGAACTTCGCGCCGACGTGGAACTCCCGGAGCTTCGGGAGGTTGTACGTCTCCTGACCCGTCGCGGCCTCGATCTCGTCGAGCACCTCCTCCACCCGGTCGTTCCCGTCCTTGTCGGGGTCCGGGTGGTCGGCGACGCTCACCACGAACCACATGTTGAGGTGGGGGTGTTCCCGCTCGTAGTTGTGCGCCACCGCGGTGAACTCGTTGACGGCCTCCGCGATCTCCTCGTAGCGGTCCTCGGGCGCGTGTATCGCGACGAGCGAGGCGGCGCCGCCGATCTCCTCGGCGTTGACGAGCGCGCCGAACCGCGAGAGGATTCCCTCCTCGTCGAGCTCGCGGACGCGCTCGCACAGCTCCGGGCCGGTCACGTCGACGCCGCGCTCGCGGAGCGCGGCTGCCGCCGCGTCGAAGGGGCGCTCCGTCACCGGGAACCCGCCCTGGAACGCGTTGATGATCGCGCGGTCGAGCGCCGTCAGATCCGCGTCGACCTCTTGCATGGCGCGACATCGGGCCCGAGCGAGAATAAGCGATCCGGCCTGACGCCGCGGGGCTTCTGGCCTGACGCCGCGGGGCTACTCGTCGACGTCGCGCGCGATGTCCGCGAGCGACGAGCGCGGCCCGCGG is a window encoding:
- a CDS encoding Nif3-like dinuclear metal center hexameric protein, with product MKLSEYVERLDDELDTAAYADVDASANGLQVGPDEGEVERVAFAVDAATATIEAAADAGADVLVVHHGLSWGGIERVTGRVHDRIAALVENDLALYVSHLPLDGHQELGNAAGVADAVGLSDRDPFGEMGPVTIGTIGETASPRSAAAIRETLDDFEGQPDGEASPTRVLDFGPDEIERVAVVTGSGVDWLDEAVAADADALITGEGKQQVYHDAREAGITVFLAGHYATETFGVRALQSLTDDWGVETTYLSHPTGL
- a CDS encoding precorrin-2 dehydrogenase/sirohydrochlorin ferrochelatase family protein — protein: MTPLYHDLAGETVAVFGGGAVGSRKAAGFDEAGRIVVVSPEFDERVRELADERDADQREADERDGDEGPDGPSVELVRAAPDADAVAEWIDRLDPALAVAATDDAAVNAAVESAALDRGILVNRTDVSGGRDPGSVVVPATVEDDPVTVALSTGGTSPALAKALRERIEAEIEGAGEMAALSGEIREELKTAGVAPEKRREAVRRVVRSRGVWKGLQKGRSNGRQEADTVIEEVLDR
- the hemA gene encoding glutamyl-tRNA reductase; the encoded protein is MRETGAIAGVSVAHADATVDEIEAAGGDGVRATVSDLLAREGVEEAFAVQTCNRSEAYVVTDRTVDGTTALSTFAPDVRGGAVRRLDHEESLEHLMRVASGLESLVLGEDQIIGQLREAYEESKSAGGIGPVLKDAVTKALHVGERARTETEINEGVVSLGSAAVRLAASEIDLTDGTAVVVGAGEMGTLAARTLDDTAVSEIVVANRTVPHAEFVVEEVDTAAEAVSLADLPAIIPDADLVVTATGSPDLVVHPSYVDGAGRVVCIDIAQPRDVDPAAGAREGVTVYDIDDLEDVTRRTRESRAEEARKVESIIDEELDRILQAYKRKRADDAISAMYAGADQVKARELDRAMSKLEAQGGLTDEQRETVEDLADALVGQLLAAPTRSLRDAAGEDDWETIRTALRLFDPEFTSGAEGPEEADIADAAAGGPDAVPDSVAEELDD
- a CDS encoding Lrp/AsnC family transcriptional regulator: MQEVDADLTALDRAIINAFQGGFPVTERPFDAAAAALRERGVDVTGPELCERVRELDEEGILSRFGALVNAEEIGGAASLVAIHAPEDRYEEIAEAVNEFTAVAHNYEREHPHLNMWFVVSVADHPDPDKDGNDRVEEVLDEIEAATGQETYNLPKLREFHVGAKFLVDGPVPEGDVDLSELGPDVEPSDRGTLTPDERDLVVEIQGGLPVTETPYTDVAAALDADVEWVIETIKRFEREGKVRRVGVIPNHYALGYTENGMTVWNVPEDVLDEVGPAVAELDFVTHCYERPRHAGVWEYNFFAMTHGRTEAESERRIAEVRELMDEHWDVGADDWDTLFSTRILKKTGIRIADRADSNTA